Below is a genomic region from Oceaniferula flava.
CGAAGAACAACCAATTGCGGCCCTTGGCCTCAGTTGCCTGACGTTCTTCCAAGAATGCGCGGAATGGCGCAATGCCGGTTCCGGGGCCAACCATGATGACATCAGTGTCGGTGTTTTCAGGCAAGCGGAAGGCTTTGTTGGTGTGAACGAAGACTCCGGGTTTCAGTCCCTCGGAACGATCCGACAAGAAGGTGGAGCAGACACCGCCGCGGTCGCGGTAATGGCTGTGGTAGCGCACGATGGCCACGGTGAGATGCACTTCGCCAGGGTGAGCCTTAGGGCTGGAGGCGATAGAATAAAGGCGAGGCTGCAGTTTTTTCAGCACGGAAACAAAGTCCTCACCGTCTTCGAAGTCAGCCGGGTGATCGAGAACCAGATCCACCAGTTCCCTGCCCCAGATGAAGTCATCGATGGCGACTTTATCGTCCGACTCAATGATCGCACGAAGCATGGGAGAACCACTGCGTTTCTGCCAGGCCACCAAGAAAGCCTTGGTCAGCTTGCGAATATCGTAGTGCGCAATGAGGGCGTCCCGCAATGGGGCTTCACCACCACCGGGCAGCGGCACCTCTTCCTTGGTATTGAATGGCAGAGCAGCGAGAATTTCATCCACCAGTGCCGGTGGGTTGAGAGGCATGACGCCGAGGGCGTCGCCGGCCTCGTATTGCAGCTCAGAACCATCGAGGCTGAGCTCGATGTGCTGAGTCTGTTTCGAAGAGCCCTCACCGTTGAGATTGTAGTTCTTAAGAATTTCCGATGGGAAGGGGTTCTTTTTGCCAAAGCCCTGAGGACCTTCGTCCTCGACACTTTCGGTGGCCACGGATTCCGTGCCGAGTGCGGCCAGGATGCCTGAACGCCAAAGTGCGAAATTGTCATCATAGTCGACATCGCAGTCGATCCGGTCGTGAATTTTCTCCGCGCCGAGAGCAGCCAGACGCTGGTCGAATTCGATCCCGCAGATGCAGAAATCCGGGTAATCGGTATCGCCCAGAGCGAGCACGGAATATTTCAAGTTTTCCAACTTCGGCGCCTCGTCGCTGAGCAGCCAAGCGTGAAAATCCATGGCATTGTCTGGTGGGTCACCGTCGCCATAGGTGCTGGTAATGATCAGCAGATGCTCTTCGGATGCGAGCTGGGCGTGATCATATTCCGCCATATCGACGATATTCGGCGTGAAGCCCACCTTGGCGAGCGCCTTGCCAGTTTTCTTGGCCAACACCTCGGAATTACCCGTCTGGGAACCCCAGAGAATGGTAATTTTCCGACCCTGGGCAGGCTGGGCATCGGCGAGTTTCTGGGCAAGGAAGTCATTCAGCCACTGGCGTTGCTCGTCAGTGAACGGTGCGTCATCGGGTAATGTAAGGTCGATGTTCATGTAAAATTATCAGATAGGGCGCTGAGGGGAGGAAAGAGCGCGCATTTCTCCGCCGGAATTCTGCCCGGCGAAAGGGAAATACGCCCTGAGGTAGCTGTTTACAAGATTGTTTTGATCTAGATGACGTTGTTTTCTCTGCTATGATCTAGATGACGTTGTTTTCTCTGCTAAATACGTCATTCGCTAGTGTTAGTCCATGCGTGACGGCCGATTTACAGAATTTTAGTAAAATCAGCAAAAACCGAGCCATCGCCGGCATGGATTTAGGGAAAACTGAGCTCAGATGCCTGGCTCACCGTCATCGGTCCTTCGACTTTCATGGTTCCCGGCCCCTGATTGATGCTGCCGCTCATGGTCATGCTGCCAGTCATTTGGTTATCCAGATCCACCAGATGTTCGAGCGAGCGGCGGATGGTGAAGTCACCTTTCAGATGCACTTTCATATCCCCCTCTCCCATCGGCGTCGTGACATCCACCTTGGCGGTGAGCAGCGCACATTGATAACCTTGATACATTTCAATATCGTCAAAGCTGACGGTGAATGTTCCCTCCGTCTTACCCTCTACACGCGACAGAAAGGTTAGCTTGGCGGTATCAACCTCCCAGCTGTCCCCTACTTTTCTGGGGCTGGTTCCGTAAATATGGCGCGAGTCACCGTCGCCATTGAGGGCGGTGGCCATGTTCTCGATCGCCTTGAGTTGCTTTTCGGTGGCTTCGCCGGATTGCAAGGCGCCGGACCAGCTGTCACCTGTCTTTGTCAGGATCACCGTTTGCCCGTGCAGAGGGGCGGTTTCCTGCGGCTGAACCTGCGATTGCCCATTCATAACCGTGGAGGTCTTGGATGTGCTTTGATTGACGACCACCGTGATCTGATCCGCGCTATCAAACGTGGCGGTGCGCTGCTTCATCCCCGTGCGCGTCATCATGCCCTGAATTTTCTGCCCCTGAACCGCCACCGTGAGTTGGCAATCCTTCATGCTCATCGATTCGGTATCCACGATCACGGTGCCAGCGGGCATCACGAGCTTGGCTGGATTAAACAGCACATGCTCGGCGGTCATGGGATCGACCTCCATCGCTTGCGTATCCTGTTCACCGGAGGCCTCATTGGCGCTGCTGGAACTCTCTTTGCAGGAGGTCAGGGCGCAAAAGCCCCCTAGCGCGATCAGAGCCAAGGATGGTTTTAATTTCATAGCATCGCCACCCTGAGCAATCGTCACCGCTGGCGCAATGCAAAAGCTGTGTCGATTATGATGAGGCAGATTGATTCACCGCGTAGCGAATCGCCAGCAAGCGCACGCCGGCTGTGATCGCCACCGCCACAGGGATACTGACAGCGTTCGGCACAGCCAGTGCGTGAAACGCTAGCAAAATCAAAGCTCCGGCAAGTGCCGCGGTGGC
It encodes:
- a CDS encoding sulfite reductase subunit alpha produces the protein MNIDLTLPDDAPFTDEQRQWLNDFLAQKLADAQPAQGRKITILWGSQTGNSEVLAKKTGKALAKVGFTPNIVDMAEYDHAQLASEEHLLIITSTYGDGDPPDNAMDFHAWLLSDEAPKLENLKYSVLALGDTDYPDFCICGIEFDQRLAALGAEKIHDRIDCDVDYDDNFALWRSGILAALGTESVATESVEDEGPQGFGKKNPFPSEILKNYNLNGEGSSKQTQHIELSLDGSELQYEAGDALGVMPLNPPALVDEILAALPFNTKEEVPLPGGGEAPLRDALIAHYDIRKLTKAFLVAWQKRSGSPMLRAIIESDDKVAIDDFIWGRELVDLVLDHPADFEDGEDFVSVLKKLQPRLYSIASSPKAHPGEVHLTVAIVRYHSHYRDRGGVCSTFLSDRSEGLKPGVFVHTNKAFRLPENTDTDVIMVGPGTGIAPFRAFLEERQATEAKGRNWLFFGDQHVSCDFLYEEELKGMQENGTLTRLDTAFSRDQKEKIYVQNRMLENGAELWQWLENGASFYVCGDASRMAKDVDAALTKIAQDHGGMSELQAVDYIKDLRKEKRYCRDVY